A window of Thalassophryne amazonica chromosome 21, fThaAma1.1, whole genome shotgun sequence contains these coding sequences:
- the cx32.3 gene encoding connexin 32.3 gives MGDWGFLSSLLDKVQSHSTIIGKIWMTVLFLFRIMVLGAGAESVWGDEQSDFICNTKQPGCENVCYDWTFPISHVRFWVLQIIFVATPTLIYLGHAMHVIHQENKLREKLASPGGSRLLKMPKYTDEKGKVRIKGNLLGSYLTQLFAKIIIEAGFIVGQYYLYGFVMVPMFPCSKKPCPFTVECYMSRPTEKTIFIIFMLAVACVSLFLNVIEVMYLICTRVRCGAKPRKITSVEHPATLSGPRWPNPEDTLRQNKLNMELENSQSMGGSLDGAKEEKRLLSNH, from the coding sequence ATGGGAGATTGGGGATTCCTATCATCCTTGCTGGACAAGGTCCAGTCACACTCTACCATCATTGGGAAGATCTGGATGACTGTTCTCTTCCTGTTTAGAATCATGGTTCTGGGTGCCGGTGCGGAGAGCGTTTGGGGCGACGAGCAGTCCGATTTCATATGTAACACTAAGCAACCTGGTTGCGAGAATGTGTGCTATGATTGGACATTCCCCATCTCGCACGTTCGTTTCTGGGTTCTTCAGATTATCTTCGTCGCCACACCGACATTAATCTACCTTGGCCATGCCATGCATGTCATCCACCAAGAGAACAAGCTGAGGGAGAAGCTGGCGAGCCCTGGGGGCTCCCGCCTGCTCAAAATGCCAAAATATACTGATGAAAAGGGGAAGGTGAGGATCAAGGGGAACTTGCTGGGGAGCTACCTGACTCAGCTGTTTGCTAAGATCATCATTGAGGCTGGCTTCATAGTGGGCCAGTACTACCTGTACGGTTTTGTCATGGTCCCCATGTTCCCTTGCTCGAAGAAGCCCTGTCCTTTCACTGTTGAGTGCTACATGTCCCGACCAACGGAGAAGACCATCTTCATCATCTTTATGCTGGCAGTGGCCTGTGTCTCATTGTTTCTCAATGTCATTGAGGTGATGTACCTGATTTGTACCAGAGTTCGATGTGGTGCCAAGCCTCGGAAAATTACATCAGTTGAACATCCCGCAACTCTGTCAGGTCCCAGGTGGCCAAATCCAGAGGATACACTCAGGCAGAACAAGTTAAACATGGAGCTCGAGAACAGCCAGAGTATGGGTGGGAGCTTGGATGGAGCCAAAGAGGAGAAACGACTGCTGAGCAATCATTAG